A region from the Nostoc sp. HK-01 genome encodes:
- a CDS encoding thiamin-phosphate pyrophosphorylase: MKEADYYESTNGVVVMVEPYSQKEQIQQVVYRILDANLDRTREGLRIIEEWCRFGLNNVQLAGECKYLRQELAKWHTAEIRAARDTVGDIGTELSHPQEEQRSGIKSLLQANFCRVQEALRVLEEYGKLHNLNMGKAFKQMRYRVYTLESNLMGYQRHQLLWRSHLYLVTSPSDTLLATVESALKGGLTLLQYRDKNADDTVRLEQATKLRQLCHAYGALFIMNDRVDLALAIDADGVHLGQQDMPIAMARQLLGPQKIIGRSTTNSEEMQKAITDGADYIGVGPIYETPTKAGKAAAGLEYVRYAAQNSPIPWFAIGGIDANNINDVIDAGAERVAVVRSLMQAEQPTLVTQYLLSQLNRVKPQQESIQN; the protein is encoded by the coding sequence ATGAAAGAGGCTGACTATTATGAAAGCACTAATGGAGTTGTGGTAATGGTCGAGCCGTATAGCCAAAAAGAGCAAATACAGCAAGTTGTTTACCGCATATTAGATGCTAATTTAGACCGCACTCGTGAAGGCTTACGCATCATTGAGGAGTGGTGTCGTTTTGGGTTGAATAATGTCCAGTTAGCAGGGGAATGCAAATACCTGCGACAAGAGTTAGCTAAATGGCATACGGCGGAAATCCGGGCGGCGCGAGATACAGTAGGAGATATCGGTACTGAATTATCCCATCCGCAAGAAGAACAACGTTCTGGGATTAAGTCGTTGTTGCAAGCTAACTTTTGCCGTGTCCAAGAAGCATTGCGAGTATTGGAAGAATACGGTAAGCTGCATAACTTAAATATGGGCAAAGCTTTTAAGCAGATGCGCTATCGGGTTTACACCCTAGAAAGCAATTTGATGGGTTATCAGCGTCATCAATTATTGTGGCGATCGCATTTATATTTAGTCACATCCCCATCAGATACTTTGTTAGCCACCGTGGAATCTGCACTCAAAGGCGGATTAACCTTATTACAGTATCGGGATAAAAACGCCGATGACACTGTACGGCTAGAACAAGCCACTAAACTCCGGCAACTATGTCATGCTTACGGCGCTTTGTTTATTATGAACGATCGCGTAGACTTAGCTTTAGCTATAGATGCCGATGGCGTACATCTGGGACAACAGGATATGCCAATCGCTATGGCGCGACAATTATTGGGGCCACAGAAGATAATTGGTCGTTCCACCACTAATTCTGAAGAAATGCAAAAAGCCATTACCGACGGTGCAGATTATATCGGTGTCGGCCCGATTTATGAAACTCCCACGAAAGCAGGTAAGGCCGCAGCCGGCTTAGAATATGTCCGGTACGCTGCTCAAAATAGTCCCATACCTTGGTTTGCCATTGGCGGCATTGATGCCAATAATATCAATGATGTCATTGATGCGGGAGCCGAAAGGGTGGCGGTGGTGCGATCGCTCATGCAAGCGGAACAGCCTACTTTAGTTACCCAATACTTGCTATCTCAGCTAAATCGAGTCAAACCACAACAAGAAAGCATTCAAAATTGA